One window from the genome of Pirellulales bacterium encodes:
- a CDS encoding PPC domain-containing protein has translation MTSTVHRVVVVGLAVLLASNVALAQRRRGFGGPRLNGIAPYGAQRGTEIDVSFNGDDLEDAQEIMLYYPGIKVLSLEAGNEKAVKTRLQIAPDCRIGIHAMRMRTATGISNLRTFSVGAMPEVAEVEPNSEFATPQKINLDVTVNGFVNNEDVDYYLVEAKKGERITAEIEGIRLGNFFFDPVLSVLDKNRFELTACDDAALVWQDGVVSIVAPDDGQYTIMVRESAFGGNGACTYRLHVGRFPRPTAAIPAGGKPGETVALRWLGDMLGERSENYVVPVDATVPFGLFAKDDKGISPSPNAFVLDGLTNVMEVEPNDAPVNAPVFETPAALNGVIEKDGDIDFFKFAAKKGQQLDIHVLGRGIRSQLDPVLYIHREDGGTVAGNDDSGGPDSYLRFNPPADGNYLVSVRDHLNKGRVDYAYRVQLEPVHPRLTMGLPERRQYFDITTSVPQGNRMAILVSAQRKDFGGELLLDMKDLPAGLTFETVPMAANQSQVPVLFTAAPGATLAGALVDVIGRPTDSKIPVEGHVEQVTGLVRGQNNIMVWGHTAHRMATAITAEAPFTIDVVEPKVPLVRNGSMGLKVVAKRKEGFTAPIAIRMLYNPPGVGSSGDIKIAENENEAVIPLTANGGAEIRHWKIAVIGRSNVGDEGIMASTQLANLEVAEPYVKFAFNATACEQGQETDVVVKVENNKAFEGEAVVELLGTPFEVTTEPTKLTKDATELVFHVKTTAKSPAGRHKTLLCRATVMANGEPIVHNLGGGELRIDTPLPPKPTAPAPMPTAVAAAPQPEKPPEKRLTRLEQLRLEREKALKSGQKPEAAAGAGGGGQ, from the coding sequence ATGACTTCCACAGTCCATCGAGTCGTTGTCGTCGGTTTGGCGGTTCTGCTGGCATCCAACGTCGCGCTGGCACAGCGGCGGCGGGGGTTCGGCGGGCCGCGGTTGAATGGCATTGCACCCTACGGCGCGCAGCGGGGAACCGAAATCGACGTGTCCTTCAACGGCGACGATCTCGAAGACGCTCAGGAAATCATGCTCTATTATCCGGGCATCAAAGTCCTGAGCCTCGAAGCCGGCAACGAAAAGGCCGTCAAAACGCGGCTGCAAATCGCTCCGGATTGCCGCATCGGCATTCACGCCATGCGGATGCGCACGGCCACGGGCATCAGCAACCTGCGCACCTTCAGCGTGGGCGCCATGCCCGAAGTCGCCGAGGTCGAGCCGAACAGCGAGTTCGCCACGCCGCAAAAGATCAACCTCGACGTCACGGTCAACGGTTTCGTGAACAACGAAGACGTCGACTATTACCTCGTCGAGGCCAAGAAAGGCGAGCGGATCACGGCCGAGATCGAAGGCATCCGCTTGGGCAACTTTTTCTTCGATCCGGTGCTGTCGGTCCTCGACAAGAACCGCTTCGAGCTGACCGCCTGCGACGACGCGGCTTTGGTCTGGCAAGACGGCGTGGTGTCGATCGTCGCTCCCGATGACGGCCAGTATACGATCATGGTCCGCGAGAGCGCGTTTGGCGGCAACGGCGCCTGCACCTATCGCTTGCACGTCGGACGCTTCCCGCGGCCGACCGCCGCGATTCCTGCCGGCGGCAAGCCGGGTGAGACGGTTGCCCTGCGATGGCTCGGCGACATGCTCGGTGAGCGAAGCGAGAACTATGTCGTCCCGGTCGACGCGACGGTGCCTTTCGGCCTGTTTGCCAAGGACGACAAGGGCATTTCTCCTTCGCCGAACGCCTTCGTGCTCGATGGCCTGACCAACGTGATGGAAGTCGAGCCGAACGACGCACCGGTCAACGCACCCGTGTTCGAAACGCCCGCCGCTCTCAACGGCGTGATTGAAAAGGACGGCGATATCGACTTCTTCAAGTTCGCCGCCAAGAAAGGCCAGCAACTCGACATCCATGTGCTTGGCCGCGGAATTCGTTCGCAACTTGATCCGGTCCTGTACATTCACCGCGAAGACGGCGGAACGGTGGCGGGCAACGACGACAGCGGCGGACCCGACAGCTATCTGCGATTCAACCCGCCCGCCGACGGCAACTATCTGGTCAGCGTGCGCGATCACCTGAACAAAGGCCGCGTCGATTACGCCTATCGCGTGCAACTCGAGCCGGTACACCCCAGGCTCACCATGGGCTTGCCCGAACGCAGGCAGTATTTCGACATTACCACCAGCGTACCGCAGGGCAATCGCATGGCGATTCTGGTCAGCGCTCAGCGGAAAGATTTTGGCGGCGAGTTGCTGCTCGACATGAAAGACCTGCCGGCCGGCCTGACGTTCGAAACCGTGCCCATGGCGGCCAACCAGAGCCAGGTGCCGGTGCTGTTCACGGCGGCGCCCGGTGCGACTTTGGCCGGAGCACTGGTGGATGTGATTGGCCGACCGACCGACTCGAAAATTCCAGTCGAGGGGCACGTCGAGCAGGTCACTGGGTTGGTGCGAGGCCAGAACAACATCATGGTGTGGGGCCATACCGCACACCGCATGGCCACGGCGATCACTGCTGAAGCACCGTTTACCATCGACGTTGTCGAGCCAAAGGTGCCGCTGGTCCGCAACGGCTCGATGGGCCTGAAAGTGGTGGCCAAACGCAAAGAAGGCTTTACGGCGCCGATTGCCATTCGCATGCTTTACAACCCGCCGGGCGTCGGCTCGTCGGGCGACATCAAGATCGCCGAGAACGAGAACGAAGCGGTCATTCCGCTCACGGCCAACGGCGGGGCGGAAATCCGGCACTGGAAGATCGCCGTGATTGGCCGGTCGAATGTGGGCGACGAAGGCATCATGGCCTCGACGCAACTCGCCAATCTCGAAGTGGCCGAGCCTTACGTGAAGTTCGCCTTCAATGCCACGGCCTGCGAGCAGGGCCAGGAAACCGACGTGGTGGTGAAGGTCGAGAACAACAAGGCGTTCGAAGGCGAGGCCGTCGTTGAGTTGTTGGGCACGCCGTTCGAAGTAACGACCGAGCCGACCAAGCTCACCAAGGACGCGACGGAACTCGTCTTCCACGTGAAGACCACCGCCAAATCGCCGGCGGGCCGTCATAAGACGTTGCTTTGCCGTGCGACCGTGATGGCCAACGGCGAACCGATCGTACACAACCTGGGCGGGGGCGAATTGCGGATTGACACGCCGCTACCGCCCAAGCCCACCGCTCCCGCGCCGATGCCGACGGCGGTGGCCGCCGCGCCTCAGCCAGAGAAGCCGCCCGAAAAGCGGCTCACGCGGCTGGAGCAGTTGCGGCTGGAGCGCGAGAAGGCGCTGAAATCGGGGCAGAAGCCCGAGGCAGCGGCCGGAGCCGGCGGCGGCGGCCAGTAA
- a CDS encoding DUF1501 domain-containing protein, with the protein MLTDRVGRRGFLTVGAVSGIGLSLADFFRLQEAKAEQKNYDFIEAKAKSVIHIFLPGGMAQQESFDPKPFSPLEYRGEMKPIPTKIPGAEFCEVLPKTAAIADKITVVRSMSHGEAAHERGTHNMFTGYRPSPALVFPSMGSVVSHEYGPRNNLPPYVCIPNVPNEFASTGYLSSSFAPFSLGSDPANNGFKVLDLATQGGVDEARFSRRRSALEAVNDYFAKKEKSDALTAMDTFYDRAYSLVSSQQAREAFNIDAESPSVRDEYGRNQAGQRMLMARRLVAAGVRFVTLTYGGWDMHNAITQSMRNQMPAFDQAFSALIADLDRAGLLNDTLVMVSSEFGRTPKINQNAGRDHWPKVFSVVLAGGGIKRGSIFGSSNSTASEPEEDEIGPADLATTVYHQLGIIADKELMAPGNRPIEIVDGGKVRKGLLA; encoded by the coding sequence ATGCTTACCGATCGCGTCGGCCGACGTGGATTTTTGACCGTGGGTGCCGTGAGTGGCATCGGACTGTCGCTGGCGGATTTCTTTCGACTTCAGGAGGCCAAGGCGGAACAAAAGAATTACGACTTCATCGAGGCCAAGGCCAAGAGCGTGATACATATTTTTCTGCCGGGTGGCATGGCCCAGCAGGAGTCGTTCGATCCGAAGCCCTTCTCCCCGCTGGAATACCGCGGCGAGATGAAACCGATTCCCACTAAGATTCCGGGGGCCGAGTTTTGCGAGGTGCTGCCTAAGACCGCGGCCATCGCCGACAAGATCACCGTGGTCCGCTCGATGTCGCACGGCGAGGCCGCCCACGAGCGCGGCACCCACAACATGTTCACCGGCTATCGGCCCAGCCCGGCGTTGGTGTTCCCCAGCATGGGCAGCGTGGTGAGCCACGAGTACGGCCCGCGGAACAATCTGCCGCCCTACGTTTGCATTCCCAACGTGCCGAACGAATTCGCCAGCACGGGCTACCTCAGCTCGTCGTTCGCCCCGTTCAGCCTCGGCTCCGATCCGGCCAACAACGGCTTCAAGGTGCTCGATCTGGCGACGCAAGGGGGTGTCGATGAAGCCCGCTTCAGCCGCCGTCGCTCGGCGCTGGAGGCCGTGAACGATTACTTCGCCAAGAAGGAAAAGTCCGACGCTTTGACGGCGATGGACACGTTTTATGATCGGGCCTACAGCCTGGTCAGCTCGCAGCAGGCCCGTGAGGCGTTCAACATCGACGCCGAATCGCCCAGCGTCCGCGACGAATACGGCCGCAATCAGGCCGGGCAGCGGATGCTGATGGCCCGGCGGCTGGTGGCCGCGGGCGTGCGTTTCGTCACGCTCACCTACGGCGGCTGGGACATGCACAACGCCATCACGCAGAGCATGCGGAACCAGATGCCCGCCTTCGACCAGGCGTTTTCGGCCCTGATTGCCGATCTCGACCGCGCCGGCCTGTTGAACGACACGCTGGTGATGGTGTCGTCGGAGTTCGGCCGCACGCCGAAGATCAACCAGAACGCCGGCCGCGACCACTGGCCGAAGGTGTTCAGCGTGGTGTTGGCGGGCGGCGGCATCAAGCGCGGCTCGATCTTCGGCTCGTCGAATTCGACCGCCAGCGAGCCGGAAGAAGACGAGATCGGACCTGCCGATCTGGCGACGACCGTGTACCACCAACTCGGCATCATCGCCGACAAAGAGCTGATGGCCCCCGGCAACCGGCCGATCGAGATCGTCGACGGCGGCAAGGTGCGCAAGGGGCTGCTCGCGTAA
- a CDS encoding deoxyribonuclease IV — protein sequence MPILGSHTSIAGGYYKAIEIAHRCGCDCLQVFTKNSNQWRAKPILEDEAVKFRSTLSALTIGHPIAHNSYLINLASPDEVLWRRSIEAFVVEIQRAELLGLAYVVTHPGACVDSGEKQGLRRVVSALNKIHRQTRGVQVRILLETTAGQGSCLGHRFEQLAAVLDGVKQPERLGVCVDTCHIFAAGYPLHTLRQYRATMKQLAALVGLERVKAFHLNDSKRELGSRVDRHEHIGRGKLGLEPFRHLLNDERFQQVPMYLETPKGIVDGEELDVLNLRTLRGLVE from the coding sequence ATGCCTATTCTCGGATCGCACACGTCGATTGCCGGCGGATACTACAAGGCCATCGAGATCGCCCATCGTTGCGGCTGCGATTGCCTTCAGGTATTCACCAAGAACAGCAACCAATGGCGGGCCAAGCCGATCCTGGAAGACGAAGCGGTCAAGTTCCGCTCGACGCTCTCGGCGTTGACCATCGGACATCCGATCGCCCACAACTCGTATCTGATCAATCTCGCCAGCCCCGACGAAGTGCTCTGGCGGCGCAGCATCGAGGCGTTCGTCGTCGAAATCCAGCGGGCAGAGCTGTTGGGCCTGGCCTACGTGGTGACGCACCCCGGCGCGTGCGTCGACAGCGGCGAAAAGCAAGGGCTGCGGCGGGTCGTCTCGGCGCTGAATAAAATCCACCGCCAGACGCGCGGGGTTCAGGTGCGCATCCTGCTGGAAACGACCGCCGGCCAGGGAAGCTGCCTCGGCCATCGCTTCGAGCAGCTTGCGGCGGTTCTCGACGGCGTGAAGCAGCCCGAACGGCTCGGCGTCTGCGTCGACACCTGCCACATCTTCGCGGCCGGCTACCCGCTGCACACGCTCCGCCAGTATCGGGCCACCATGAAGCAGCTTGCCGCCCTCGTGGGGCTGGAACGGGTGAAGGCGTTTCACCTCAACGACAGCAAACGCGAGCTCGGCTCGCGCGTCGACCGCCACGAGCACATCGGCCGGGGAAAGCTGGGCCTGGAACCGTTCCGGCATTTGCTCAACGACGAGCGGTTTCAGCAGGTGCCGATGTATCTGGAAACGCCCAAGGGGATCGTCGACGGCGAAGAGCTCGACGTGCTGAATCTGCGGACGTTGCGGGGGCTGGTTGAATAA
- a CDS encoding family 16 glycoside hydrolase, producing MTAGFLAAAEAKQTWTFEDDAPGTVPRGFREEVGEWKTALVDRGKVLFQSAKNPDKVFNVVLVDGFEVQDVDLSVRFKAVSGDDDRGGGLVWRAKDKDNYYICRYNPLENNFRLYHVVAGKRTLLDSRDIKHTDGWHTLRVTMRGDGIDCYYDGKRYLDAEDTTFADAGRIGLWTKADARTYFDDLTVSGDF from the coding sequence TTGACTGCTGGATTCCTGGCGGCCGCGGAGGCGAAACAGACGTGGACATTCGAAGACGACGCGCCGGGCACCGTGCCGCGCGGTTTTCGCGAGGAAGTCGGCGAATGGAAAACCGCCCTCGTCGACCGCGGCAAAGTGCTCTTCCAGTCGGCGAAGAACCCCGACAAGGTTTTTAACGTGGTGCTCGTCGACGGCTTCGAGGTGCAAGACGTCGATCTGAGCGTGCGCTTCAAAGCGGTGTCGGGCGACGACGACCGCGGCGGCGGACTGGTCTGGCGGGCCAAGGACAAAGACAACTACTACATCTGCCGCTATAACCCGCTGGAGAACAACTTCCGTCTCTATCACGTTGTCGCCGGCAAGCGGACGCTGCTCGACAGCCGTGACATCAAGCACACCGACGGCTGGCACACCCTCCGCGTCACCATGCGCGGCGACGGGATCGATTGCTACTACGATGGCAAACGGTATCTCGACGCCGAAGACACGACGTTCGCCGATGCCGGGCGTATCGGCCTGTGGACGAAAGCCGACGCCCGCACCTATTTCGACGACCTGACGGTGTCGGGCGACTTTTGA
- a CDS encoding sigma-54 dependent transcriptional regulator — MNVLIVDDEETISWALRRLAVDEGHTAVAAASAEEAIDLARRRPFDLVLLDVRLPGMDGLSAMRELQALEPQAPIVVMTAFGNLATAVEAVRNGAFDYMTKPFDVEQAASVMRRALARRVAPVAAAPASAAVTEELVGTSPAMQEVFKRIALVADTNASVLITGESGTGKELVARAIHRHSACASGPLVPVNLAALNPALVESELFGHARGAFTGADQARQGLLELADGGTVFFDEAGEIPLPVQVKLLRALEQQEVTPVGDVRPRKAAFRVIAATHRDLRKEVQAGTFREDLFFRLAVFEIELPPLRQRVDDIAPLAEHFLRRLHANGQAAFADATIDELRRRPWPGNVRELRNAVEHAALLARSGTIYPEHLPPICPPTANCAVDVGTALGDAVRGWVAARLASADAPVELYQQLLDTVEPPLFDAVLERTGNNRLAAAQMLGMHRATLRKKLG; from the coding sequence ATGAACGTTCTGATCGTCGACGACGAAGAGACCATAAGCTGGGCGCTGCGGCGGCTGGCGGTCGACGAAGGACATACGGCCGTCGCTGCGGCGTCGGCGGAAGAGGCGATCGACTTGGCCCGGCGGCGGCCGTTCGACCTGGTGCTGCTCGACGTCCGCTTGCCCGGCATGGATGGTCTCTCGGCCATGCGCGAATTGCAAGCGCTCGAGCCACAGGCGCCGATCGTGGTGATGACGGCGTTCGGCAATCTGGCGACGGCCGTCGAAGCGGTCCGCAACGGCGCTTTCGACTATATGACGAAGCCGTTCGACGTCGAGCAGGCGGCATCGGTCATGCGTCGGGCGCTTGCCCGACGCGTCGCGCCCGTGGCGGCCGCGCCAGCGAGCGCCGCGGTGACGGAAGAACTGGTGGGGACGAGTCCCGCCATGCAGGAGGTTTTCAAACGCATCGCGCTGGTGGCCGATACGAACGCGTCGGTGCTGATCACGGGCGAAAGCGGCACCGGCAAGGAACTGGTGGCGCGGGCCATCCATCGGCACTCGGCCTGCGCGTCCGGCCCGCTGGTGCCCGTCAACCTGGCCGCGCTCAATCCGGCACTGGTCGAAAGCGAGTTGTTCGGCCATGCGCGGGGCGCCTTCACGGGGGCCGACCAGGCCCGCCAGGGACTGCTGGAACTGGCCGACGGCGGCACGGTGTTCTTCGACGAGGCGGGCGAGATTCCGCTTCCCGTGCAGGTGAAACTGCTGCGGGCGCTGGAGCAGCAAGAGGTGACGCCCGTGGGCGACGTGCGTCCTCGCAAGGCGGCCTTTCGCGTGATCGCGGCCACGCATCGCGACTTGCGAAAGGAGGTCCAGGCCGGCACGTTTCGCGAAGACCTGTTTTTCCGCCTGGCCGTATTCGAGATCGAGCTGCCGCCGCTGCGCCAGCGGGTCGACGACATCGCACCGTTGGCCGAGCACTTCTTGCGCCGGCTGCACGCCAACGGGCAAGCAGCCTTTGCCGATGCCACGATCGACGAACTTCGCCGCCGCCCTTGGCCGGGCAACGTGCGCGAGCTGCGAAACGCCGTCGAGCACGCCGCCCTGTTGGCCCGGTCGGGCACGATCTACCCCGAGCATCTGCCCCCGATATGCCCGCCGACGGCCAATTGCGCTGTCGACGTCGGCACCGCATTGGGCGACGCGGTGCGCGGTTGGGTGGCGGCGCGGCTGGCGTCTGCCGATGCGCCGGTCGAGTTGTATCAACAGTTGCTCGACACCGTGGAGCCGCCGCTGTTCGATGCGGTCTTGGAGCGTACCGGCAACAACCGCCTGGCGGCCGCTCAGATGCTCGGCATGCACCGCGCCACCTTGCGCAAGAAGCTCGGCTGA